A single genomic interval of Polaribacter vadi harbors:
- a CDS encoding ParA family protein codes for MGKIIAIANQKGGVGKTTTSISLAASLGVLEKKVLLIDADPQANASSGLGIDVDAVEYGTYQVLEHSVSAKKAIVKTTSPNVDIIPAHIDLVAIEIELVDKENREYMLKKALQEIKDDYDYILIDCAPSLGLITLNSLVAADSVIIPIQCEYFALEGLGKLLNTIKSIQNIHNSELNIEGLLLTMFDSRLRLSNQVVDEVRKHFSSMVFDTIIRRNTRLGEAPSYGESIIAYDATSKGAVNYLNLAQELLKKNS; via the coding sequence ATGGGAAAAATAATTGCAATAGCGAATCAGAAAGGTGGTGTTGGTAAAACAACCACAAGTATAAGTTTAGCAGCTTCTTTAGGTGTTTTAGAGAAAAAGGTTTTGTTGATAGATGCAGATCCTCAAGCAAATGCGTCTTCTGGTTTAGGAATTGATGTTGATGCTGTAGAATATGGAACGTACCAAGTTTTGGAACATTCTGTTTCTGCTAAAAAAGCAATTGTAAAAACTACTTCACCAAATGTTGATATTATTCCTGCTCATATAGATTTGGTTGCCATCGAAATTGAATTGGTAGACAAAGAGAACAGAGAATATATGCTCAAAAAAGCTTTACAAGAAATTAAAGATGATTACGATTATATTTTAATTGATTGTGCACCATCTCTAGGTTTAATCACTTTAAATTCTTTGGTGGCAGCAGATTCTGTAATCATTCCAATTCAATGTGAATATTTTGCTTTGGAAGGTTTAGGAAAATTATTAAACACCATAAAAAGCATTCAAAACATTCATAATTCAGAGTTAAATATCGAAGGTTTATTATTAACAATGTTCGATTCTCGTTTACGCTTATCTAACCAAGTTGTAGATGAAGTTAGAAAACATTTTTCTAGTATGGTTTTTGATACAATTATTAGAAGAAATACACGTTTGGGAGAAGCACCAAGTTATGGAGAAAGCATTATTGCTTATGATGCTACAAGTAAAGGCGCTGTAAATTACTTAAATTTAGCCCAAGAATTATTAAAAAAGAATTCATAA
- a CDS encoding NAD(P)H-dependent oxidoreductase translates to MNTIESLKWRYAVKKFDTNSTLAPSQIEILKEAFNLTATSYGLQPLKLVVINNKNIQEELVAASFNQPQVLEASHLLVICIPKKYTITEVEEYFDLVKKIRATPDAVINPFKTFLTADISKKTQEELLVWNRNQAYIALGNLLTVCAVEQIDACPMEGFVPAKYDEVLGLNKQNLTATLVLPVGFRAEDDYMKDLKKVRKNIEDVVIEFN, encoded by the coding sequence ATGAATACAATAGAAAGTTTAAAATGGCGATATGCTGTTAAAAAATTCGATACTAATAGCACTTTAGCACCATCACAAATAGAAATTTTAAAAGAAGCTTTTAATTTAACTGCCACTTCTTATGGCTTACAACCTTTAAAATTGGTTGTTATCAACAATAAAAATATTCAAGAAGAATTAGTTGCAGCTTCATTTAACCAACCACAAGTTTTGGAAGCTTCTCATCTTTTAGTAATTTGCATTCCTAAAAAATATACAATTACAGAGGTTGAAGAATATTTTGATTTGGTAAAAAAAATAAGAGCAACTCCAGATGCAGTAATAAACCCATTTAAAACGTTTTTAACTGCAGATATCAGCAAAAAAACACAAGAAGAATTATTAGTTTGGAATAGGAATCAAGCCTACATAGCTTTAGGAAATTTACTAACAGTTTGTGCTGTAGAACAAATTGATGCTTGCCCAATGGAAGGTTTTGTACCTGCTAAATATGATGAAGTTTTAGGTTTAAACAAACAAAACCTAACAGCAACATTAGTTTTACCAGTTGGTTTTAGAGCCGAAGATGATTACATGAAGGACTTAAAAAAAGTTAGAAAGAATATAGAAGATGTTGTGATTGAGTTTAATTAG
- a CDS encoding ParB/RepB/Spo0J family partition protein, with protein sequence MAKATKKQALGRGLSALLQQDTPNINSAQDKNADKVVGNIIELELDLIDVNPYQPRTYFDEEALRELASSIKELGVIQPITVRKLEGNKFQLVSGERRFRASKLIGNKTVPAYIRLANDQEMLEMALVENIQRKNLDPIEVALSYQRLIDEIQLTQEELSTRVGKKRSTVTNYLRLLKLDPILQTGMRDGFISMGHGRAMINVDNTEDQLAIYEKILRDKLSVRQTEDLVKNLKTGAIAKPKKKAIPAFVKESKKEIGAFFGHKIDITIANNGKGKISIPFHSEEDFNRIKNLLK encoded by the coding sequence ATGGCAAAAGCAACCAAGAAACAAGCTTTAGGAAGAGGATTATCTGCTTTGTTGCAACAAGATACACCTAACATAAATTCTGCACAAGACAAAAATGCAGACAAAGTTGTGGGTAATATTATTGAGTTAGAATTAGATTTAATTGATGTAAATCCATATCAACCAAGAACCTATTTTGATGAAGAAGCTTTGCGTGAATTGGCAAGTTCTATCAAAGAATTAGGGGTTATTCAGCCAATAACTGTTAGAAAATTAGAAGGTAATAAATTTCAATTAGTTTCTGGTGAACGACGTTTTAGAGCCTCAAAATTAATTGGAAACAAAACTGTACCTGCATATATAAGATTGGCAAACGACCAAGAAATGCTAGAAATGGCCTTGGTTGAAAACATTCAACGTAAAAATTTAGATCCGATTGAAGTGGCACTTTCTTACCAACGTTTAATTGATGAAATTCAGTTAACACAAGAAGAATTAAGCACCAGAGTTGGTAAAAAACGTTCTACAGTAACCAATTATTTACGTTTGTTAAAATTAGATCCAATTTTACAAACAGGAATGAGAGATGGTTTTATTTCTATGGGTCATGGACGTGCAATGATTAATGTTGATAATACAGAAGATCAATTAGCCATTTACGAGAAAATTTTACGTGACAAATTATCGGTAAGACAAACAGAAGATTTGGTAAAAAACCTAAAAACAGGTGCCATTGCAAAACCAAAAAAGAAAGCAATTCCTGCTTTTGTTAAAGAAAGTAAAAAAGAAATTGGAGCCTTTTTTGGTCATAAAATAGATATTACTATTGCCAATAATGGCAAAGGAAAAATATCCATTCCTTTTCATTCAGAAGAAGATTTTAATCGTATTAAAAACTTATTAAAATAA
- a CDS encoding WbqC family protein, with amino-acid sequence MSIFIPTYFSPISQYSEIVKADSIVFELEDNFQKQSYRNRCYIYNSNGKQLLSIPVKHQTKDIRKKTKDTLVENDFPWQDQHFKSLQIAYRTSPFFDFLEDDIAPIFHKKYKYLHDLNIDTFLFITDALQVDSQFTTTKSYEIEPTEKDFRFLADRKNQPKNVVEKYIQMFDDKHGFLPNLSILDLLFMEGPNAISYL; translated from the coding sequence ATGTCAATATTCATTCCAACATACTTCTCTCCTATTTCTCAATATTCAGAGATTGTAAAAGCAGATTCTATTGTTTTTGAGTTAGAGGATAATTTCCAAAAACAAAGCTATAGAAATCGTTGTTATATCTATAATTCTAATGGTAAACAATTACTTAGCATTCCTGTAAAACATCAAACTAAAGACATTAGAAAGAAAACAAAAGACACTTTAGTTGAAAACGATTTTCCTTGGCAAGACCAACATTTTAAATCTTTACAAATTGCTTATAGAACATCACCTTTTTTTGATTTTTTAGAAGATGATATTGCACCTATTTTCCATAAAAAATATAAATATTTACACGATTTAAATATTGATACTTTTTTATTTATAACAGATGCTTTACAAGTTGATTCTCAATTTACAACTACAAAAAGCTATGAGATTGAGCCTACTGAAAAAGATTTTAGATTTTTAGCCGATAGAAAAAATCAACCAAAAAATGTGGTAGAGAAATACATACAAATGTTTGATGATAAACATGGTTTTTTACCTAATCTTTCTATTTTAGATTTATTGTTTATGGAAGGTCCAAATGCGATTAGCTATTTATAA
- a CDS encoding aminoacyl-histidine dipeptidase translates to MSQDIRNKEPKAVWNHFADLNGVPRPSKKEERVIQFMVDFGKKLNLETFVDNVGNVIIKKPASSGMENRKTIVMQGHLDMVHQKNADTDFDFDKEGIKMFVDGDWLKAEGTTLGADNGLGVAAIMAVLSSKEITHPEIEALFTIDEETGMTGAMGLEGGVLKGEILLNLDTEEDDEIGIGCAGGVDVTATKNYKEENTPENTTAFSITVKGLNGGHSGMDIIKGLGNANKIMNRILYDGFEKFGLRIAEINGGSLRNAIPRESFATIVIDTVSKENFLSEIEILINNIKNEFSTLESNLAIEIQEVESPKVIMELGVQESFIKAIYAAHNGVYRMSPDVVGLVETSNNIARIIVKDGGIKVGCLTRSSSETNKWDLANSLRSCFELAGLDVDFSGEYPGWLPNLNSEILVVLEGLYKELFNENPNVAACHAGLECGILGQNYPEMDMISFGPNIRGAHSPDERAQISSTQKFWKLLLEVLKNIPQKA, encoded by the coding sequence ATGAGCCAAGATATTAGAAATAAAGAACCAAAAGCAGTTTGGAATCATTTTGCAGATTTAAATGGAGTTCCAAGACCTTCCAAAAAAGAAGAAAGAGTTATTCAATTTATGGTTGATTTTGGAAAAAAATTAAACCTTGAAACTTTTGTAGACAACGTTGGGAATGTTATCATAAAAAAGCCAGCAAGTTCTGGTATGGAAAATAGAAAAACCATTGTAATGCAAGGTCATTTAGATATGGTGCATCAAAAAAATGCAGATACTGATTTCGATTTTGATAAAGAAGGCATTAAAATGTTTGTTGATGGAGATTGGTTAAAAGCAGAAGGCACAACTTTAGGTGCTGATAATGGTTTAGGAGTTGCAGCAATTATGGCAGTTTTATCATCCAAAGAAATAACACACCCAGAAATTGAAGCTTTATTTACCATTGATGAAGAAACAGGAATGACTGGAGCAATGGGCTTAGAAGGTGGTGTTTTAAAAGGTGAAATTCTACTAAATTTAGATACTGAAGAAGATGATGAAATAGGTATTGGTTGTGCAGGTGGTGTTGATGTAACTGCAACAAAAAATTATAAAGAAGAAAATACTCCAGAAAATACAACTGCATTTTCTATCACTGTAAAAGGTTTAAATGGTGGGCATTCAGGAATGGATATTATTAAAGGTTTGGGAAATGCAAACAAAATAATGAATCGTATTTTATATGATGGTTTTGAAAAATTTGGTTTGCGAATTGCTGAAATAAATGGAGGTAGTTTGCGAAACGCAATTCCTAGAGAAAGCTTTGCAACTATCGTTATTGACACTGTTTCTAAAGAAAACTTTTTATCAGAAATTGAGATACTTATCAACAATATAAAAAACGAGTTTTCAACATTAGAAAGCAACTTAGCTATTGAAATTCAAGAAGTTGAATCTCCTAAAGTAATTATGGAATTAGGTGTTCAAGAATCTTTTATCAAAGCAATATATGCTGCTCATAATGGAGTGTATAGAATGAGTCCTGATGTTGTTGGTTTGGTGGAAACCTCTAATAATATTGCAAGAATTATTGTAAAAGATGGTGGTATTAAAGTGGGTTGTTTAACACGCTCATCTTCTGAAACTAATAAATGGGATTTGGCAAATTCTTTACGTTCTTGTTTTGAATTAGCTGGTTTGGATGTCGATTTTTCAGGAGAATATCCTGGTTGGTTGCCAAATTTGAATTCAGAAATTTTAGTGGTGTTGGAAGGTTTGTATAAAGAATTATTTAACGAAAATCCAAATGTTGCAGCTTGTCATGCAGGTTTAGAATGTGGGATTTTAGGTCAAAATTATCCTGAAATGGATATGATTTCTTTTGGTCCAAACATCAGAGGAGCACACTCTCCAGATGAACGTGCTCAAATATCATCAACCCAAAAATTTTGGAAATTATTATTAGAAGTTCTAAAGAATATTCCTCAAAAAGCATAA
- the lepB gene encoding signal peptidase I, whose product MTYTQWLIFFLVIQVIHFLGTWKLYVKAGRKAWEAAVPIYNGIVLMQIINRPKWWIILLFIPVVNLLMFPVIWIETIRTFGFYKKLDSFLVIVTLGLYIFYINYATDATYNADRSLKPRSELGEWISSIAFAIIAATLVHTYFMQPFTIPSSSLEKSLLIGDYLFVSKFHYGARVPSTVIAAPMVHDSLPFTGTASYLKRPQLPYTRLPGFQKIKNNEIVCFNWPADTLATMWGDVSGKFTYKPVDKKTNYVKRAVGIAGDSIEMKDGYFYINGKKNELPYRAKLQFYYTYESKQPISANTYPKFLIDKGRTGVYKILTEYWNDERVQDAIKLNGSLNKIGEDSLYTEVAGGINPDFAQKFKMLNVENKININMTAEEVEKLKKHPLTVSVKKINHAPDNAIFPHIESNKWSQDNFGPLYIPKAGATVKLDKNSLPFYEQIIKNYENNDLVVNGNDIFINGEKTDSYTFNQDYFYLVGDNRHNSLDGRYWGYVPFDHVLGKPVMIWFSWDADAASFGEKLKSIRWDRMFTTVHGDGEPVSYRYVVFALIALYIAWSFYKGKKKAKK is encoded by the coding sequence ATGACGTATACACAATGGCTTATCTTCTTTCTTGTAATTCAAGTTATTCATTTTTTAGGAACTTGGAAATTGTATGTAAAAGCAGGCAGAAAAGCATGGGAAGCAGCTGTGCCAATTTATAATGGAATTGTTTTAATGCAGATCATTAATCGTCCAAAATGGTGGATTATTTTACTGTTTATTCCTGTAGTAAATTTGTTAATGTTCCCAGTTATTTGGATAGAAACCATTAGAACTTTTGGCTTTTATAAAAAGTTAGATTCCTTTTTAGTGATTGTAACTTTAGGTTTGTATATTTTTTATATCAATTATGCAACAGATGCAACATACAATGCAGATAGAAGTTTAAAACCACGCTCTGAGTTAGGAGAATGGATTAGTTCAATTGCATTTGCTATTATTGCTGCAACTTTAGTGCATACGTATTTTATGCAGCCATTTACAATTCCATCATCATCTTTAGAAAAATCTTTGTTGATTGGTGATTATTTATTTGTGAGCAAGTTTCATTATGGAGCAAGAGTTCCATCAACAGTTATTGCAGCTCCAATGGTTCATGATTCTTTACCTTTTACAGGAACTGCATCGTATTTGAAAAGACCTCAGTTACCATACACAAGATTACCTGGTTTTCAAAAAATTAAGAATAATGAAATTGTTTGTTTCAATTGGCCAGCAGATACTTTAGCTACAATGTGGGGTGATGTTTCAGGTAAATTTACTTATAAACCTGTTGATAAAAAAACAAATTACGTAAAACGTGCTGTTGGAATTGCTGGCGATTCTATTGAAATGAAAGATGGTTATTTTTACATCAATGGAAAAAAGAACGAGTTACCTTACAGAGCAAAATTGCAGTTTTATTATACGTATGAAAGTAAGCAACCTATTTCTGCAAATACATATCCAAAATTTTTAATTGATAAAGGAAGAACTGGTGTTTATAAAATTCTTACTGAATACTGGAATGATGAGCGAGTTCAAGATGCTATAAAACTGAATGGAAGTTTAAATAAAATTGGGGAAGATTCTTTATATACAGAAGTTGCTGGGGGTATAAATCCAGATTTTGCTCAAAAATTTAAAATGTTAAATGTTGAGAATAAAATCAATATAAACATGACAGCAGAGGAAGTTGAAAAACTGAAAAAACATCCGTTAACTGTTTCCGTTAAAAAAATAAATCATGCTCCTGACAATGCTATTTTTCCTCATATAGAAAGTAATAAATGGAGCCAAGATAATTTTGGACCACTTTACATTCCTAAAGCTGGAGCTACTGTAAAATTAGATAAAAACTCGTTGCCTTTTTATGAGCAAATTATCAAAAATTATGAAAATAACGACTTGGTTGTGAATGGAAACGATATTTTTATCAATGGAGAAAAAACAGATTCTTACACATTTAACCAAGATTATTTTTATTTAGTTGGTGATAACAGACACAATTCTTTAGATGGACGTTATTGGGGATATGTGCCTTTTGATCATGTTTTAGGAAAGCCTGTAATGATTTGGTTTAGTTGGGATGCTGATGCTGCAAGTTTTGGTGAAAAACTAAAATCAATTCGTTGGGACAGAATGTTTACAACCGTTCATGGAGATGGAGAGCCTGTTTCTTATAGATATGTGGTTTTTGCATTAATCGCACTTTATATTGCTTGGAGTTTTTATAAAGGGAAGAAAAAAGCTAAGAAGTAA
- the dapB gene encoding 4-hydroxy-tetrahydrodipicolinate reductase — MKIALLGYGRMGKEIEKIAISRGHEIVIRKDVDDTIDISLADVAIDFSIPDAAFKNISNCINNNVPVISGTTGWLDNYKDAVALCEEKKGAFIYASNYSVGVNIFFELNKQLAKMMATLEDYNISMEEIHHTKKLDAPSGTAITLAEGVIENSSKKNWELGAISSEENIPIVAKRIPDVPGTHTVWYNSEVDTIEIKHTAHNRKGFALGAVIAAEWILDKTGVFTMKDVLNIG, encoded by the coding sequence ATGAAAATTGCATTATTAGGCTATGGAAGAATGGGCAAAGAAATTGAGAAAATTGCCATTTCTAGAGGTCATGAAATAGTAATTCGAAAAGATGTGGACGATACTATTGATATTTCTTTAGCAGATGTTGCTATCGATTTTAGCATTCCTGATGCTGCTTTTAAAAACATTTCTAACTGTATTAACAACAATGTTCCTGTAATTTCTGGAACTACTGGTTGGTTAGATAATTATAAAGATGCAGTTGCACTTTGTGAGGAAAAAAAAGGGGCTTTTATCTATGCTTCAAATTATAGTGTTGGCGTTAATATCTTTTTTGAACTGAACAAACAGTTGGCAAAAATGATGGCTACTTTAGAAGATTATAATATTTCTATGGAAGAAATTCATCATACTAAAAAGCTAGATGCACCAAGTGGAACAGCAATTACGTTGGCTGAAGGTGTTATTGAAAATTCATCAAAAAAGAATTGGGAATTAGGTGCAATTTCATCCGAAGAAAATATACCAATTGTTGCCAAAAGAATTCCTGATGTTCCTGGAACGCACACAGTTTGGTACAATTCTGAAGTGGATACTATAGAAATAAAACATACAGCTCACAACAGAAAAGGTTTTGCTTTAGGTGCTGTAATTGCTGCAGAATGGATTTTAGACAAAACAGGTGTTTTTACGATGAAAGATGTGTTAAACATCGGTTAA
- a CDS encoding DUF5683 domain-containing protein has protein sequence MLFKKVILVFCIAIFSANVFAQQDSIPKPVKVEDLKIDGNIKTTQGIYDPLAPSKAAFYSAIFPGMGQIYNKKYWKAPIVWGALAIPIYYYQTNNSDYKRYRTAYRLRKAGLEDEFTVNGVSSVSITTLETAQEQLRENRDMSLLSGIIIYVLQIVEASVNAHLLQFNTDDNLSVKPTFIADPILFEAPKVGLTFKYTF, from the coding sequence GTGTTGTTTAAAAAAGTCATACTTGTTTTTTGCATCGCAATTTTTTCTGCGAATGTTTTTGCACAACAAGATTCTATACCTAAACCTGTAAAAGTCGAAGATTTAAAAATTGATGGCAACATAAAAACTACACAAGGTATTTACGATCCTTTAGCGCCTTCAAAAGCGGCTTTTTATTCTGCTATTTTTCCAGGAATGGGACAGATTTACAACAAAAAATATTGGAAAGCACCTATCGTTTGGGGAGCTTTAGCAATTCCTATTTATTATTATCAAACAAATAATTCAGATTACAAACGTTATAGAACAGCTTACAGATTAAGAAAAGCTGGTTTGGAAGATGAGTTTACAGTAAATGGTGTTTCTAGTGTTTCTATAACTACTTTAGAAACTGCCCAAGAACAACTAAGAGAAAACAGAGATATGTCTTTATTATCTGGAATTATAATTTACGTTTTACAAATTGTTGAAGCAAGTGTAAATGCGCATTTATTACAATTTAATACAGATGATAATCTATCTGTAAAACCTACTTTTATTGCAGATCCTATTTTATTTGAAGCGCCAAAAGTTGGATTAACCTTTAAATATACTTTTTAA